One Brevibacillus choshinensis genomic window carries:
- a CDS encoding cache domain-containing protein: MKKKASKRGSAHSLRSKLVLMCLLLLAIPSLIIGIQGYLSANNNLNELGARSLKNNVNFTIELIDSLQTYVDQGKISVEEAQEQVKSHILGPKQSDGTRTINKSIDVGENGYIFVLSDKGSMLASPKMEGKESWDAKGPDGTLFTQEIIGKAINGGGFTQYQWASAHDPNVLAPKITYAKQDPHWGWIILCRDVYGGLQ; the protein is encoded by the coding sequence ATGAAAAAGAAAGCAAGCAAACGGGGCTCTGCCCACTCTTTACGCTCCAAGCTCGTCCTGATGTGTTTATTATTGTTAGCCATACCAAGCTTAATCATTGGCATTCAGGGTTATTTATCAGCAAATAACAACCTGAATGAACTCGGTGCGCGCTCCCTCAAAAACAACGTGAATTTTACCATCGAACTGATTGATTCTCTCCAAACCTATGTCGACCAGGGTAAAATCAGCGTGGAAGAAGCCCAAGAGCAAGTGAAGTCGCACATTCTAGGGCCCAAGCAATCCGATGGCACTCGCACGATCAACAAAAGCATCGATGTTGGTGAGAATGGCTACATCTTTGTTTTGAGCGACAAGGGCTCCATGCTGGCCTCCCCCAAGATGGAGGGCAAGGAATCCTGGGATGCCAAAGGACCGGATGGAACACTTTTCACACAAGAAATCATCGGAAAAGCAATCAACGGCGGCGGCTTTACCCAATACCAATGGGCCTCCGCGCATGATCCGAATGTGCTGGCTCCGAAAATCACGTACGCCAAGCAGGATCCACACTGGGGCTGGATCATCTTGTGCCGGGACGTATATGGAGGACTTCAATAA
- a CDS encoding group I truncated hemoglobin, translating to MSTFYEKYGGEETISKVVDYFYDLVLADETVNHFFQNTDMEKQRRHQTKFISYALGGPNQYTGQAMSKVHTGMNLQPEHFDAIVRHLHAALSHFGVSEEDIDFALTRVGSLKDDILYK from the coding sequence ATGAGCACGTTTTATGAAAAGTATGGCGGGGAAGAAACCATTTCCAAAGTCGTGGACTACTTTTATGACTTAGTTTTAGCCGATGAAACGGTGAACCATTTTTTTCAAAACACGGATATGGAGAAACAACGAAGGCATCAAACAAAGTTCATCAGCTACGCCCTCGGCGGCCCTAACCAATATACCGGACAGGCCATGTCAAAGGTTCACACAGGGATGAATCTGCAGCCCGAGCATTTTGATGCCATCGTCAGGCACTTGCACGCTGCCCTTTCCCACTTTGGTGTCAGCGAAGAAGATATTGACTTCGCGCTAACCAGAGTCGGGTCATTGAAGGACGATATTTTGTACAAATAG